A region from the Cystobacter ferrugineus genome encodes:
- a CDS encoding LysR family transcriptional regulator: MDIRRADLPLLISLDVLLEELNVTRAARRLKLSQPALSAQLGRLRELFKDPLLVPSEAGRGMTPTPRALELQPALHQALLDLQSAVVSRVEFNPQEAQRHFTIALNDNIFTIIGLSVAQDVLALGGPGIRLSFVAPAEENLTYRMERGEIDLYVGISARIPEALKSRRLLTDEFCFAQRKEHPRGQGAPTLEDYCQLSHVMVSQGGSVHSEVDDVLARHGKKRRVTVTVPNYNQVALVLADTDCVATLPSRLLHRYASGLDLLPLPFSMRPFDLVMGWHVRAQHDPAHQWLRERFVRAATSSV, from the coding sequence ATGGATATCCGGCGGGCCGACCTGCCCTTGCTCATTTCCCTGGACGTGTTGCTCGAGGAGCTGAATGTGACACGTGCGGCCCGCCGTTTGAAACTGAGCCAGCCGGCGCTCTCCGCCCAGCTTGGCCGCTTGCGTGAGCTGTTCAAGGACCCCCTGCTCGTTCCGTCCGAGGCGGGTCGTGGAATGACCCCCACGCCGCGGGCGCTCGAGCTGCAGCCGGCCTTGCACCAGGCGCTGCTCGATCTGCAAAGCGCCGTCGTGAGCCGGGTTGAATTCAACCCCCAGGAGGCGCAGCGCCATTTCACGATCGCGCTCAACGACAACATCTTCACGATCATCGGTCTCTCCGTGGCCCAGGATGTCCTTGCTCTTGGCGGACCTGGCATCCGCCTCAGCTTCGTCGCACCGGCCGAGGAGAATCTGACCTACCGGATGGAACGTGGAGAGATCGACCTCTACGTCGGGATTTCTGCCAGGATTCCCGAAGCGCTCAAGAGCCGCCGCCTGCTCACCGACGAATTCTGCTTCGCTCAGCGCAAGGAGCATCCCAGAGGCCAGGGGGCTCCCACGCTCGAGGACTACTGCCAGCTCAGTCATGTCATGGTTTCCCAGGGGGGGAGCGTTCATAGCGAGGTTGACGACGTCCTCGCCCGGCATGGCAAGAAGCGCCGTGTCACCGTGACCGTTCCGAACTACAACCAAGTCGCCCTCGTCCTCGCCGACACGGATTGTGTCGCCACACTCCCCAGCAGGCTTCTCCACCGCTACGCGTCGGGCCTCGACCTCCTGCCATTGCCCTTCTCCATGCGGCCATTCGACCTCGTGATGGGTTGGCATGTCCGTGCACAGCATGATCCCGCGCATCAGTGGCTGAGGGAGCGCTTCGTTCGCGCGGCCACCTCGTCGGTCTGA
- a CDS encoding MBL fold metallo-hydrolase: MRFHRLFLDSVVAAAALCSSALPLTTVAAPSAAGTNVAQARAQIPGVHRYRVGDFQVTALSDGTVPQDLHELLRGTSPAEVDKMLHHAFLSNPVEASITAFLIDTGSRLILVDTGAGGLFGPGHGGKLLGSLKVAGYEPEQIDDILLTHIHTDHSGGLVSEGNRVFPNATVHVGKPDLDFFLNPANQGGVNGYDKKYFEQAVKTVGPYMKAGKVQAFTRETQLFPGIKAIPTPGHTPGHAFYRVESRGNSITFIGDIVHVASVQFPKTAITIVYDVSPKDAAAQREAQFAAAASNRALVAAPHLPYPGIGHIRAEERGYTFVPVDYRDRHEP; this comes from the coding sequence ATGCGTTTCCATCGACTCTTTCTCGACAGCGTGGTCGCGGCAGCGGCCCTGTGCTCCAGCGCCTTGCCGCTCACCACCGTGGCGGCGCCGTCGGCAGCCGGAACCAACGTGGCCCAAGCACGAGCGCAGATCCCGGGAGTCCACCGCTACCGTGTCGGTGACTTCCAGGTGACCGCGCTGTCCGACGGCACCGTGCCTCAGGATCTGCATGAACTCCTCAGGGGAACATCTCCAGCGGAGGTCGACAAGATGCTCCACCATGCCTTCCTGAGCAATCCTGTCGAGGCGTCCATCACGGCCTTCCTGATCGATACGGGGAGCCGGCTGATCCTGGTCGACACCGGAGCCGGCGGCTTGTTCGGGCCGGGCCATGGCGGCAAGCTCCTCGGCAGCCTCAAGGTGGCGGGATACGAGCCAGAGCAGATCGACGACATCCTGCTGACGCACATCCACACGGATCACAGCGGCGGCCTCGTCAGCGAAGGCAACCGGGTGTTCCCCAATGCCACGGTGCACGTCGGCAAGCCGGACCTGGACTTCTTCCTCAATCCCGCGAACCAGGGCGGCGTCAATGGCTATGACAAGAAGTACTTCGAGCAAGCAGTCAAGACGGTCGGGCCGTACATGAAGGCCGGGAAGGTTCAGGCGTTCACCCGAGAAACCCAGCTCTTCCCTGGCATCAAGGCCATCCCGACGCCCGGCCACACCCCCGGGCATGCCTTCTATCGAGTGGAGAGCAGGGGCAACTCAATCACGTTCATTGGCGACATCGTCCACGTGGCCTCCGTGCAGTTCCCGAAGACGGCGATCACGATTGTCTACGACGTCAGCCCCAAGGATGCCGCGGCTCAGCGCGAGGCGCAGTTCGCCGCGGCGGCGAGCAATCGCGCCCTGGTCGCGGCGCCACATCTGCCCTACCCGGGGATTGGCCACATCCGCGCGGAGGAGCGTGGCTACACGTTCGTGCCGGTGGACTATCGCGACCGCCATGAACCCTGA
- a CDS encoding M28 family metallopeptidase: MSPLRQLTPLWMAVALSAGCTTEPLTLDESRLSGLPELSAAVDEVRLKSTVEAVVAAHRSDTPLDCTRLGIPDASPDNPFCHLTREKAREYMYRELQELGYTMNDQVSRDGGFDVVNVVAEKRGTRIPDEVVLVGAHYDAFYAGADDNSTGVAAVLELARVLSAHSFERTVRFVGFDLEELGLVGSTRYVNEQVKDEKVVVALILDSIGYRNTAPGSQQSVPPLAFPSAADFILATTNAHSSRHADELWALNQRLGLTRMMTIGAPDNGNGPATGDLMRSDHAPFWLAGKPAIFLGDTADLRNPHYHQPTDTLDTLDPGFVTEVVRLSAVSLAYWAGGVQ, from the coding sequence ATGAGCCCCCTGAGACAGCTCACCCCGTTGTGGATGGCCGTGGCCCTATCAGCGGGCTGCACCACCGAGCCCCTCACGCTCGACGAGTCACGCCTGTCCGGACTGCCGGAACTCTCCGCCGCCGTGGATGAGGTGCGGCTGAAGAGCACGGTGGAAGCAGTGGTGGCCGCACACCGGAGCGACACCCCGCTGGACTGCACGCGCCTCGGCATCCCCGACGCCTCTCCAGACAATCCCTTTTGCCACCTCACGAGGGAAAAGGCGCGTGAGTACATGTACCGCGAACTCCAGGAGCTGGGCTACACCATGAACGACCAGGTGTCGCGGGATGGCGGGTTCGACGTCGTCAACGTGGTCGCGGAGAAGCGGGGCACACGCATACCGGACGAGGTGGTGCTGGTGGGCGCGCACTACGACGCCTTCTACGCGGGGGCGGATGACAACTCCACCGGAGTGGCCGCGGTGCTGGAGCTGGCGCGCGTCCTGTCGGCTCACTCATTCGAGCGGACCGTGCGCTTCGTGGGCTTCGACCTGGAGGAGCTCGGATTGGTGGGAAGCACCCGGTACGTGAACGAGCAGGTGAAGGACGAAAAAGTGGTGGTGGCCCTCATCCTCGACAGCATCGGCTACCGGAACACCGCGCCAGGCTCACAGCAGTCGGTGCCTCCCCTCGCCTTCCCCTCGGCGGCGGACTTCATCCTCGCCACCACCAACGCGCACTCCTCACGGCACGCCGACGAGCTGTGGGCGCTCAACCAGCGTCTGGGGCTCACCCGGATGATGACCATCGGCGCACCGGACAACGGGAATGGACCGGCCACCGGAGACCTCATGCGCAGCGACCACGCCCCCTTCTGGCTGGCCGGCAAGCCCGCCATCTTCCTTGGAGACACGGCCGACCTGCGCAACCCCCACTACCACCAGCCCACGGACACACTGGACACCCTCGATCCCGGGTTCGTCACCGAGGTGGTGCGGTTGTCCGCCGTGTCGCTCGCCTACTGGGCGGGAGGTGTTCAATGA
- a CDS encoding SDR family NAD(P)-dependent oxidoreductase: protein MTSYNLKGRRVLVTGGARGLGAGIAGAMARAGADVMVADLLEEEGRSTVNTLREAGARAAFVKLDVTSEADWERGIARTLEELGGLEVLVNNAGIEISALVVDIDPEDLRRMLDVNVVGVALGLKHGLRAMRPGGKAGGGGSIINLSSVSATIALPGMAGYSGTKSAVDRMTRIAAQESGRLGYGVRVNCIYPGLVPTAMGNQLAESMVKLGLAPNTEAAVRDVIAQTPLGRLGEVSDMADAAVFLASDASRFITGIGLPVDGGMGM, encoded by the coding sequence ATGACGAGCTACAACTTGAAGGGTCGCAGGGTATTGGTCACCGGTGGGGCGCGCGGTCTGGGGGCCGGCATCGCCGGAGCGATGGCGCGCGCGGGCGCGGACGTGATGGTCGCCGACCTGCTGGAGGAGGAAGGGCGCTCCACGGTGAACACCCTGCGCGAAGCAGGAGCACGGGCCGCTTTCGTGAAACTCGACGTGACGTCCGAGGCGGACTGGGAGCGTGGTATCGCGCGCACCCTCGAGGAACTCGGCGGGCTGGAAGTCCTCGTCAACAACGCGGGTATCGAGATCTCCGCGCTCGTCGTGGACATCGACCCCGAGGACCTGCGCCGCATGCTGGACGTCAACGTGGTGGGCGTGGCGCTCGGCCTCAAACATGGTCTGCGCGCCATGCGCCCCGGGGGCAAGGCGGGCGGGGGTGGGAGCATCATCAACCTCTCCTCCGTATCGGCCACCATCGCCTTGCCAGGCATGGCGGGCTACTCGGGTACCAAGTCGGCCGTGGACCGCATGACCCGCATCGCCGCGCAGGAGTCCGGCAGACTCGGTTACGGCGTGCGCGTCAACTGCATCTACCCCGGGCTCGTCCCCACGGCGATGGGCAACCAGCTCGCCGAGAGCATGGTGAAGCTCGGGCTCGCGCCGAACACGGAAGCGGCCGTCCGTGACGTCATTGCCCAGACGCCGCTGGGCCGGCTCGGCGAGGTGTCGGACATGGCGGATGCCGCCGTGTTCCTCGCCTCGGACGCCTCGCGATTCATCACGGGTATCGGTCTACCGGTAGACGGTGGCATGGGCATGTAA
- a CDS encoding GMC family oxidoreductase: protein MNRNKTRSASDMKALLQVAAAGRYSRRELLKLLGLSTAALGMPTLVGCSDSRDYDYIIIGAGSAGCTLAARLLADSDARVLLIEAGGTHDRPEIKDFTQSYKLTQPGAETDWGYKSEPQAALKGRPQSYSCGRVSGGSSSINGMVWVRGNRADYDGWAAAGCRGWDFASVLPSFLALTGPIRPSNELTARNALSQAIVQAAVGLGHPFNEDYNGDNQLGVTYSQLNVVDGIRQDAFSTFVSQYLADPRLTLMLNAQVKRLAFDSAKKLERVILDSDSGELSVEARREVIVCAGTIQTPHLLMLSGIGDPADLEPHGIPVVAKVAGVGKNLHDHLVSVAVRKLRQPEPATHLTTMDVNVFTGQGPRPESPKFQVQTYYMRYGWGSYPSEALAFGLINLHPTSRGTVKLRSAHHQDAPVIDPNFLGTEEDVANQLEGYKLVRQLLGAPGLRDWVEDVEHTPGPEVVTDEQWVDALRQHSESDFHSVGTCKMGTDELAVVDPELRVRGVKGLRLASAAIMPFVTSGNTNAPAMMIGDRCGRLILGKS from the coding sequence ATGAACAGGAACAAGACCCGCTCCGCCTCCGACATGAAGGCGCTTCTCCAGGTGGCGGCCGCGGGCAGGTACTCCCGCCGTGAGTTGTTGAAGCTGCTCGGTCTCTCGACCGCCGCGCTCGGGATGCCCACCCTCGTCGGGTGCTCGGACTCGAGGGACTACGACTACATCATCATTGGTGCGGGCTCCGCGGGCTGCACGCTGGCCGCCAGGCTCCTGGCGGACTCGGACGCCCGCGTCCTCCTCATCGAGGCGGGCGGCACCCATGATCGTCCGGAGATCAAGGACTTCACCCAGTCCTACAAGTTGACCCAGCCGGGCGCCGAGACCGACTGGGGCTACAAGTCCGAGCCGCAGGCAGCGCTGAAGGGCAGGCCCCAGTCCTACTCCTGTGGCAGGGTGAGCGGTGGCAGCAGCTCCATCAACGGCATGGTCTGGGTGCGCGGCAACCGGGCCGACTACGATGGCTGGGCCGCGGCCGGGTGCCGCGGCTGGGACTTCGCGAGCGTCCTTCCCTCCTTCCTGGCCCTGACCGGACCCATCCGCCCCTCCAATGAGCTCACCGCGCGCAACGCGTTGTCCCAGGCCATCGTCCAGGCCGCGGTGGGGCTCGGCCATCCCTTCAACGAGGACTACAACGGCGACAACCAGTTGGGCGTCACCTATAGCCAGCTCAACGTGGTGGACGGCATCCGCCAGGACGCCTTCTCCACCTTCGTGTCGCAGTACCTGGCCGATCCCCGGCTCACGTTGATGCTGAATGCCCAGGTGAAGCGCCTCGCCTTCGACAGCGCGAAGAAGCTCGAGCGTGTCATCCTGGACAGCGACAGCGGCGAGCTGTCCGTGGAGGCGCGGCGCGAGGTCATCGTCTGCGCGGGCACCATCCAGACGCCCCACCTGCTGATGCTCTCCGGCATCGGCGATCCGGCGGACCTCGAGCCCCATGGCATCCCCGTGGTGGCGAAGGTCGCGGGGGTGGGGAAGAACCTGCACGACCACCTCGTCTCGGTGGCGGTGAGGAAGCTCCGGCAGCCCGAGCCCGCCACCCATCTCACCACCATGGACGTCAACGTCTTCACGGGGCAGGGACCTCGCCCGGAGTCTCCCAAGTTCCAGGTCCAGACGTACTACATGCGCTACGGCTGGGGCTCCTATCCCTCCGAGGCACTGGCCTTCGGTCTCATCAACCTGCACCCGACGAGCCGTGGCACCGTGAAGCTGCGCTCGGCCCACCACCAGGACGCTCCCGTCATCGACCCGAACTTCCTGGGGACGGAGGAGGACGTCGCCAACCAGCTCGAGGGTTACAAGCTCGTCCGTCAGCTTCTCGGTGCGCCGGGCCTGCGCGACTGGGTCGAGGACGTGGAGCACACCCCCGGTCCGGAGGTCGTCACCGACGAGCAGTGGGTGGACGCGCTCCGGCAGCACTCCGAGTCCGACTTCCACTCGGTGGGCACGTGCAAGATGGGCACGGACGAACTGGCGGTGGTGGATCCGGAGCTGCGCGTGCGTGGCGTCAAGGGTCTGCGGCTGGCGAGCGCCGCCATCATGCCCTTCGTCACCTCGGGCAACACCAATGCCCCCGCGATGATGATCGGCGACCGCTGCGGCCGGCTCATCCTCGGAAAGTCCTGA
- a CDS encoding FAD-dependent monooxygenase: MPSRGVVIIGGGIGGLCAAIALRQAGLEVAVYERAEAYRPLGAGLSLWPNAMRAFEALGLAREVADVGASWRETVVHRWDGKVLSRLSVEALGREVGQPTVGLLRADLQQVLLRALGPDGVRLGAACTGFHVEGEGVRVTFADGQQVRGDCLIGADGLHSVVRQRLLPEVRPRYGGRTSWRGVVSVASAVIPEGSQFELYGPGARFGITHIGRGPGGTWRMYWFLLVPAPEGGRDAEGGHREAVLSHVRGWREPVESLVRATPESDIIRTDIHYLEPLPRWGEGPVTLLGDSAHAMVTDMGQGACQAIEDALVLAKLLREDSDRIRALRTYEARRRPRTAYVSELSMRAGAIRYLRNPVARWGRDLLMRALPSSVALEQLRRVVGHDFLAS; this comes from the coding sequence ATGCCATCACGCGGAGTCGTCATCATCGGAGGGGGGATTGGTGGGTTGTGTGCCGCCATCGCGCTCCGGCAAGCCGGTCTCGAGGTCGCGGTGTACGAGCGGGCCGAGGCCTACCGGCCACTCGGCGCTGGGCTGTCGCTCTGGCCGAACGCCATGAGGGCATTCGAGGCGCTGGGGCTGGCTCGGGAGGTGGCCGACGTGGGGGCCTCGTGGCGTGAGACGGTGGTGCATCGGTGGGATGGCAAGGTCCTCTCCCGCCTGTCCGTGGAGGCGCTGGGCCGGGAGGTGGGTCAGCCGACGGTGGGGTTGCTCCGCGCGGATCTCCAGCAGGTGCTGCTGCGGGCGCTCGGGCCGGACGGGGTGCGACTGGGCGCCGCATGTACGGGCTTTCACGTCGAGGGTGAGGGGGTACGCGTCACCTTCGCCGATGGTCAGCAGGTAAGGGGCGACTGTCTCATCGGCGCGGACGGATTGCACTCGGTTGTCCGCCAGCGGCTGCTCCCAGAGGTGAGGCCACGGTACGGCGGTCGGACCTCCTGGCGAGGGGTCGTGAGCGTCGCATCCGCGGTGATTCCCGAGGGGAGCCAATTCGAGCTCTACGGTCCGGGCGCCCGCTTCGGCATCACTCACATCGGCCGGGGCCCCGGGGGCACGTGGCGGATGTATTGGTTCCTGCTGGTCCCCGCGCCCGAGGGCGGGCGAGATGCGGAGGGCGGCCACCGGGAGGCGGTGCTGAGCCATGTCCGGGGCTGGCGCGAGCCCGTCGAGTCCCTGGTGCGTGCCACGCCGGAGTCCGACATCATTCGTACGGACATCCACTACCTGGAGCCGTTGCCGCGCTGGGGCGAGGGCCCGGTCACGCTGCTGGGCGACTCGGCGCACGCGATGGTGACCGACATGGGCCAGGGAGCATGCCAGGCCATCGAGGATGCCCTGGTGCTGGCGAAGCTGCTGCGCGAGGACTCCGACCGGATCCGAGCGCTGCGGACCTACGAGGCGAGACGTCGGCCTCGCACGGCGTACGTCTCCGAGCTGAGCATGCGGGCAGGAGCCATCCGCTACCTCCGCAACCCGGTGGCGCGGTGGGGGCGGGATCTGCTGATGCGGGCCCTGCCGTCCTCCGTGGCGCTCGAGCAGCTTCGTCGTGTGGTGGGCCACGACTTCCTGGCGTCGTGA
- a CDS encoding RICIN domain-containing protein → MSRKTAFRRVSLLSVLAALGGCNVAEVETAEQTGQLEREAIVSSVTEGDYVIRSVMTNKCVDVASGSTADGAKVQQWDCNGSNAQKFHISPTSDGYWKIINAASGKGLDIIDVSTALNAKVHQWSYVGGANQQFKFVSRGNNQFSIHPRHTDLAVDLYWGSANNGTEYVQYTYTGSANQLFTLDRVDATPPPPSGKGCLGTNDGKTSLRFINRCSFPVTFAGNNITGGDLNSGQEACRTIGSVTDMMLTKRYWGFRKGEDPGFEHHSLAEFGFNEVFYSYNSWDWFNLSHVDAHNLPLKIIPYDLAGGTTCTGQTRSCPMDMLAKCPAEGQLRNAAGQIISCVSRDRDNPNSVVAKYFDAMCSQSYSWSGDDSVMAACNAEDFDIVFCPAN, encoded by the coding sequence ATGTCGCGAAAGACGGCGTTCCGTCGTGTGTCTCTGTTGAGCGTTCTGGCTGCGTTGGGTGGATGCAACGTCGCCGAGGTGGAGACCGCCGAGCAGACCGGGCAGCTCGAGCGCGAGGCCATCGTATCGAGCGTCACGGAGGGGGACTATGTCATCCGCTCCGTCATGACGAACAAGTGTGTCGACGTGGCCTCGGGGAGCACCGCGGATGGCGCCAAGGTGCAGCAATGGGACTGTAACGGCAGCAACGCGCAGAAGTTCCACATCTCCCCGACGTCGGACGGGTACTGGAAGATCATCAACGCCGCCAGCGGCAAGGGGCTCGACATCATCGATGTCAGCACCGCGCTGAACGCCAAGGTGCACCAGTGGTCATACGTCGGCGGGGCCAACCAGCAGTTCAAGTTCGTGAGCCGGGGCAACAACCAGTTCAGCATCCATCCGCGCCACACGGACCTGGCCGTCGATCTGTACTGGGGCTCCGCGAACAACGGCACGGAGTATGTTCAGTACACCTATACTGGCAGCGCCAACCAGCTCTTCACCCTCGACCGGGTGGATGCCACGCCGCCTCCGCCCTCGGGCAAGGGGTGTCTGGGCACCAATGATGGGAAGACGAGCCTGCGCTTCATCAACCGGTGCTCCTTCCCGGTCACCTTCGCCGGCAACAACATCACCGGGGGAGACCTGAACTCGGGCCAGGAGGCGTGCCGGACCATTGGCTCCGTCACGGACATGATGCTGACCAAGCGCTACTGGGGCTTCCGCAAGGGCGAGGACCCGGGCTTCGAGCATCACTCGCTGGCGGAGTTTGGCTTCAACGAGGTGTTCTATTCCTACAATAGCTGGGATTGGTTCAACCTCAGCCACGTGGATGCCCACAACCTCCCCCTGAAGATCATTCCCTATGATCTGGCGGGTGGGACGACCTGTACGGGCCAGACGCGCAGCTGCCCGATGGACATGCTGGCGAAGTGCCCCGCGGAGGGTCAGTTGCGCAACGCCGCCGGCCAGATCATCTCCTGCGTGAGCCGCGATCGCGACAACCCCAACAGCGTCGTGGCGAAGTACTTCGACGCGATGTGCTCGCAGTCGTACTCGTGGTCGGGCGATGACTCGGTGATGGCGGCGTGCAACGCCGAGGACTTCGACATCGTCTTCTGCCCAGCGAACTGA
- a CDS encoding cellulase family glycosylhydrolase, with translation MYRFIVGMGVLTLLGAAPEAHARRAPETLTISGKQLLINGQPFIAKGVNYQPVPRTGPSNWPDDWTMNRAVVFNDLAKMKEMGVNLIRVYVQYDRLFQNWDEQNDPSSDPSRIDQTVLANYRAVLDEADRQGIYVLMNYFLPTYVDYRVGQQVKFNKDARTRHKLRFRNIINVFKNRTEFPMVLMWALGNENNFEWNRGQMTSEAMFDFLGEAIREADQQADSAHPYTVVLGDNPQLDIHNTSLLNRAPLVDVWSINMYNTEQGFRNIIQGYPLNKPLLFTEFGYDACQHNKGCDFSNPEGRGTLEAQQQQAAFYQSRWENAMLPNLSARSTANKLLGGVVFEWNDEWWKDGAGPRDVHDTGGFSNANLVPDCFMNEEWFGLSTALKDTETSGRYYRSAFTQLKKMWTAPALTSAK, from the coding sequence ATGTACCGGTTTATTGTTGGGATGGGTGTCCTCACGCTGTTGGGGGCGGCGCCCGAGGCACACGCCAGACGCGCTCCGGAGACGCTGACCATCTCGGGCAAGCAGCTTTTGATCAATGGCCAACCCTTCATCGCCAAGGGCGTCAACTACCAGCCCGTGCCCCGGACGGGCCCGAGCAACTGGCCCGACGATTGGACCATGAACCGGGCCGTGGTGTTCAACGACCTGGCCAAGATGAAGGAGATGGGCGTCAACCTCATCCGCGTCTACGTGCAGTACGACCGGTTGTTCCAGAACTGGGACGAGCAGAACGATCCCTCGTCCGACCCGAGCCGGATCGATCAGACGGTGCTCGCCAACTACCGCGCCGTCCTGGACGAGGCCGATCGCCAGGGCATCTACGTCCTCATGAACTACTTCCTGCCCACCTACGTGGACTACCGCGTGGGACAGCAGGTGAAGTTCAACAAGGACGCGCGCACGCGGCACAAGCTGCGCTTTCGCAACATCATCAACGTCTTCAAGAACCGCACCGAGTTCCCCATGGTGTTGATGTGGGCGCTCGGCAACGAGAACAACTTCGAGTGGAACCGCGGGCAGATGACGTCCGAGGCGATGTTCGACTTCCTCGGCGAGGCGATCCGCGAGGCCGATCAGCAGGCAGATTCGGCGCATCCCTATACCGTGGTGCTCGGGGACAACCCCCAGCTGGACATCCACAACACCAGTCTGCTCAACCGGGCGCCCCTCGTGGATGTCTGGTCCATCAACATGTACAACACGGAGCAGGGCTTCAGGAACATCATCCAGGGCTATCCGCTCAACAAGCCGCTCTTGTTCACGGAGTTTGGCTATGACGCCTGCCAGCACAACAAGGGCTGTGACTTCTCCAACCCGGAGGGCCGCGGCACCCTGGAAGCGCAGCAGCAACAGGCCGCGTTCTATCAGAGCCGCTGGGAGAACGCGATGCTGCCCAACCTCAGCGCCAGGAGCACCGCCAACAAGCTGCTGGGCGGCGTGGTGTTCGAGTGGAACGACGAGTGGTGGAAGGATGGAGCCGGCCCTCGTGACGTCCACGACACCGGAGGGTTCTCCAACGCCAACCTCGTTCCCGACTGCTTCATGAACGAGGAGTGGTTCGGACTCTCCACCGCCCTCAAGGATACGGAGACCAGTGGGCGCTACTACCGTTCCGCCTTCACCCAGCTCAAGAAGATGTGGACCGCTCCGGCCCTGACGTCCGCCAAATAG
- a CDS encoding oxidoreductase — MAERKVCLVTGASSGIGLAVALELVRSGHTVYGAARRVNRMEGLRAAGGHPIAMDVSRDEDVARVVRTVLDTQGRLDVLVNNAGLGLHGSIEDTPLEKARHLFEVNLFGAARLVQLVLPAMRTQGSGTIVNVSSIGGEIALPLGAWYYASKHALEAFSDSLRQELGRFGVRVVLIQPGIIKTEFEKGTAQELRDVSGHGAYASMAEAMAKRAEQAFSGKSKASDPLVVAEAIREAINSPSPEARYVVGYLGRLLLMLNRVLPDRAWDRMVTGRLG, encoded by the coding sequence ATGGCTGAAAGAAAGGTCTGTCTCGTCACGGGTGCCTCGTCCGGAATCGGCCTGGCTGTCGCGCTGGAGCTGGTGCGCTCCGGTCACACGGTGTACGGCGCCGCGCGGCGCGTGAATCGGATGGAAGGTCTTCGCGCGGCTGGCGGCCACCCGATCGCGATGGACGTCTCGCGCGACGAGGACGTGGCGCGCGTGGTGCGCACCGTCCTCGACACGCAGGGGCGGCTCGACGTCCTCGTGAACAACGCGGGGCTCGGGCTGCACGGCTCAATCGAGGACACGCCGCTCGAGAAAGCGCGCCACCTGTTCGAGGTCAACCTCTTCGGCGCGGCCCGGCTGGTCCAGCTCGTCCTGCCAGCAATGCGCACACAGGGGTCGGGGACCATCGTCAACGTCTCGTCGATCGGCGGAGAGATCGCGCTCCCGCTGGGCGCCTGGTACTACGCCTCGAAGCACGCGTTGGAGGCGTTCTCCGATTCGCTCCGCCAGGAGCTCGGGAGGTTCGGCGTGCGCGTGGTGCTGATCCAACCGGGCATCATCAAGACGGAGTTCGAGAAGGGCACGGCCCAGGAGCTGCGCGACGTCTCCGGACACGGCGCCTACGCGAGCATGGCGGAGGCGATGGCGAAGCGAGCCGAGCAGGCGTTCAGCGGCAAGAGCAAGGCGTCGGATCCGCTGGTGGTCGCAGAGGCAATCCGAGAGGCGATCAACTCGCCGTCGCCAGAAGCCCGCTACGTCGTGGGCTACCTCGGCAGGCTGCTGCTGATGCTCAACCGTGTCCTCCCGGATCGGGCGTGGGACCGGATGGTGACGGGCCGGCTCGGCTGA
- a CDS encoding endonuclease/exonuclease/phosphatase family protein, with protein MKVLTWNVLHRVHAENYGEPAIHRWRDEPERVRRVVDLVSKALCIDGFGVALLQEVSGDVLQSLRDHLPAWAVLDHPYPRMPRLKRPGPPMRDLREHLVVVAPGGSTVFRAQTFAGDPGKGVLAVTVPSGLVVASTHVSWGPKGEAQFATLRELFHASRAPVCIGGDFNAEREVLVRAFGAEVVVGALPSGSPRTRPSEDATGGLDIDHLLACRAELSDLRVLDHSELSDHRPIAATVLPR; from the coding sequence GTGAAGGTGCTGACCTGGAACGTCCTCCACCGCGTGCACGCCGAGAACTACGGCGAGCCGGCCATTCACCGTTGGCGCGATGAGCCCGAGCGCGTGCGTCGCGTCGTCGACCTCGTGTCGAAGGCCTTGTGCATCGACGGCTTCGGGGTCGCGCTGCTGCAGGAGGTGAGCGGCGACGTGCTCCAGTCCCTGCGCGACCACCTGCCCGCGTGGGCCGTGCTCGACCACCCGTACCCGCGCATGCCGAGGCTGAAGCGGCCCGGTCCGCCGATGCGCGACCTGCGCGAGCACCTGGTGGTCGTCGCACCCGGAGGCTCGACGGTATTCCGTGCGCAGACCTTCGCGGGCGACCCTGGCAAGGGCGTGCTCGCGGTCACCGTGCCTTCGGGGCTGGTTGTCGCCAGCACGCACGTGAGCTGGGGCCCGAAGGGCGAGGCGCAGTTCGCCACGCTACGGGAGTTGTTCCATGCGTCGCGCGCGCCCGTCTGCATCGGAGGTGACTTCAACGCCGAGCGCGAGGTGCTGGTACGCGCGTTCGGCGCGGAGGTGGTGGTGGGCGCGCTGCCTTCTGGCTCGCCGCGCACGCGCCCCTCGGAGGACGCGACTGGCGGTCTCGACATCGACCACCTGCTGGCCTGCCGCGCGGAGCTCAGTGACTTGCGCGTGCTCGACCACAGCGAGCTGTCTGATCACCGCCCCATCGCCGCGACCGTACTTCCTCGATAG
- a CDS encoding DUF1427 family protein — protein MMQLMVGPVLALAIGAGCRLLDIPLPAPPKLQGALLVVAMTVGYLLGDHFLG, from the coding sequence ATGATGCAGCTCATGGTCGGTCCTGTCCTGGCGTTGGCCATCGGAGCCGGTTGCCGCCTGCTCGATATTCCCTTGCCCGCCCCGCCGAAACTGCAAGGCGCGCTGCTGGTGGTGGCAATGACCGTCGGCTATCTGCTCGGCGATCATTTCCTGGGCTGA